The following are from one region of the Centropristis striata isolate RG_2023a ecotype Rhode Island chromosome 19, C.striata_1.0, whole genome shotgun sequence genome:
- the zgc:63972 gene encoding protein CutA homolog: protein MTFVATSRMECLFQRCHKEPVFLSAFRSVLLMSCLVLVLTVSMYPGLWSIGVQLHSALTGSYVPGHHCVLLINSPNEQAAKDIGRAIMERRLAASVNILSRTSTMYYWKGEIQDASEVLMLVKTKTSRIQQVIDYVRSIHPYANPEVLSFSVEDGSLAYMKWMDEAIPED, encoded by the exons ATGACATTTGTTGCCACTAGCAGGATGGAGTGCCTGTTCCAGCGATGCCATAAAGAGcctgtcttcctctctgcctTCCGCTCGGTGCTGCTGATGTCATGTTTG GTCTTGGTCCTGACTGTGTCCATGTATCCTGGGTTGTGGTCCATTGGGGTCCAGCTTCATTCAGCCCTCACAGGGAGCTACGTGCCAGGCCATCACTGTGTCCTTCTCATCAACAGCCCCAACGAACAGGCAGCCAAGGACATTGGCAG GGCGATCATGGAGCGGCGGCTTGCAGCCAGCGTTAACATTCTCTCCAGGACCTCCACAAT GTACTATTGGAAAGGTGAAATCCAGGATGCAAGTGAAGTTCTGATG CTGGTGAAAACAAAGACCTCCAGGATCCAGCAAGTCATAGACTATGTGAG GTCCATCCACCCCTATGCAAACCCAGAAGTCCTGAGCTTCTCGGTGGAGGACGGCAGTTTGGCCT